One genomic region from Amia ocellicauda isolate fAmiCal2 chromosome 4, fAmiCal2.hap1, whole genome shotgun sequence encodes:
- the LOC136748041 gene encoding BTB/POZ domain-containing protein 1 isoform X1, producing MATGGGAAQNVEGQASNFAHSGAGRNAATVAAAAAAAAAAAAAAATAAAAPSPPPSMGLQREPMYNWQATKSSVKERFAFLFNNDLLSDVRFVVGKGRQAQRIPAHKFVLAAGSAVFDAMFNGGMATTSAEIELPDVEPAAFLALLRFLYSDEVHIGPETVMTTLYTAKKYAVPALETHCVEFLTKHLRADNAFMLLTQARLFDEPLLASLCLDTIDKSTADAISAEGFTDIDLDTLCAVLERDTLGIRESRLFAAVVRWAEAECYRQQLPLTSENKQKVLGKALSLIRFPLMTVEEFAAGPAQSGILFDREVVNLFLHFTVNPKPRVDYIDRPRCCLRGKECSINRFQQVESRWGYSGTSDRIRFSVSRRISIVGFGLYGSIHGPTDYQVNIQIIESDKSQTLGQNDTGFSCDGTANTFRVMFKEPIEIIPNVSYTACATLKGPDSHYGTKGLKKIVHESATGTKTSFFFLSSPGNNNGTSVEDGQIPEIIFYT from the exons ATGGCCACGGGAGGTGGAGCAGCGCAAAATGTCGAGGGCCAGGCTTCCAATTTCGCACACTCGGGAGCGGGGAGAAACGCAGCGACGGTGGCCGCTGCAGCTgcggccgccgccgccgccgccgccgccgccgctacCGCCGCAGCCGCCCCCAGTCCCCCTCCGTCCATGGGCCTGCAGCGGGAGCCCATGTATAACTGGCAGGCCACCAAGAGCTCCGTGAAAGAGCGCTTCGCTTTCCTCTTCAACAACGACCTGCTCAGCGACGTGCGGTTTGTGGTGGGCAAGGGACGGCAGGCTCAGAGGATCCCCGCACACAAGTTCGTGCTGGCGGCTGGCAGCGCCGTGTTTGACGCCATGTTTAACGGGGGGATGGCTACTACCTCTGCCGAAATCGAGCTGCCTGACGTGGAGCCAGCTGCCTTCCTGGCTTTGCTCAG GTTTCTTTATTCAGATGAAGTTCATATAGGTCCGGAGACAGTCATGACCACTCTCTATACTGCTAAAAAATACGCAGTCCCAGCATTGGAAACGCACTGTGTAGAGTTTCTTACCAAGCACCTCCGAGCTGACAATGCTTTTATGCTCCTTACACAG GCTAGGTTGTTTGATGAACCTCTGCTTGCCAGCCTTTGCTTAGATACAATAGATAAAAGCACCGCAGATGCAATAAGTGCTGAAGGCTTCACGGACATTGATCTAG ATACACTCTGCGCTGTGCTGGAGAGAGACACTTTGGGAATTCGAGAGAGCCGGCTTTTTGCCGCTGTAGTTCGCTGGGCTGAAGCCGAATGTTATCGGCAACAGCTCCCACTTacttcagaaaacaaacaaaaagtactGGGAAAAGCTCTGTCACTAATCCGTTTTCCATTGATGACAGTGGAAGAGTTTGCTGCAG GGCCTGCCCAGTCTGGGATTTTGTTCGATCGGGAGGTGGTAAATCTGTTTTTACACTTTACAGTAAACCCCAAACCCCGGGTTGACTACATCGACAGGCCAAGATGTTGTCTCAGGGGAAAGGAATGCAGCATTAATAGATTCCAGCAGGTAGAGAGTCGCTGGGGATATAGTGGAACCAGTGACAGAATAAG GTTCAGTGTTAGTAGAAGAATATCTATAGTGGGTTTTGGGCTTTATGGATCTATACATGGACCAACAGACTATCAGGTCAACATTCAG ATTATTGAAAGTGACAAAAGCCAAACACTTGGACAAAATGATACAGGATTTAGTTGTGATGGAACTGCTAACACGTTTAGGGTCATGTTTAAGGAACCTATAGAAATCATCCCAAATGTGAGTTATACTGCTTGCGCAACTTTAAAG GGTCCAGATTCACACTATGGCACAAAAGGATTAAAGAAGATTGTCCATGAATCAGCCACAGGGACCAAAACAAGTTTTTTCTTCTTAAGTTCACCTGGGAATAACAATGGCACTTCAGTGGAAGATGGCCAGATACCGGAGATCATTTTTTATACTTAA
- the LOC136748041 gene encoding BTB/POZ domain-containing protein 1 isoform X2 has translation MATGGGAAQNVEGQASNFAHSGAGRNAATVAAAAAAAAAAAAAAATAAAAPSPPPSMGLQREPMYNWQATKSSVKERFAFLFNNDLLSDVRFVVGKGRQAQRIPAHKFVLAAGSAVFDAMFNGGMATTSAEIELPDVEPAAFLALLRFLYSDEVHIGPETVMTTLYTAKKYAVPALETHCVEFLTKHLRADNAFMLLTQARLFDEPLLASLCLDTIDKSTADAISAEGFTDIDLDTLCAVLERDTLGIRESRLFAAVVRWAEAECYRQQLPLTSENKQKVLGKALSLIRFPLMTVEEFAAVNPKPRVDYIDRPRCCLRGKECSINRFQQVESRWGYSGTSDRIRFSVSRRISIVGFGLYGSIHGPTDYQVNIQIIESDKSQTLGQNDTGFSCDGTANTFRVMFKEPIEIIPNVSYTACATLKGPDSHYGTKGLKKIVHESATGTKTSFFFLSSPGNNNGTSVEDGQIPEIIFYT, from the exons ATGGCCACGGGAGGTGGAGCAGCGCAAAATGTCGAGGGCCAGGCTTCCAATTTCGCACACTCGGGAGCGGGGAGAAACGCAGCGACGGTGGCCGCTGCAGCTgcggccgccgccgccgccgccgccgccgccgctacCGCCGCAGCCGCCCCCAGTCCCCCTCCGTCCATGGGCCTGCAGCGGGAGCCCATGTATAACTGGCAGGCCACCAAGAGCTCCGTGAAAGAGCGCTTCGCTTTCCTCTTCAACAACGACCTGCTCAGCGACGTGCGGTTTGTGGTGGGCAAGGGACGGCAGGCTCAGAGGATCCCCGCACACAAGTTCGTGCTGGCGGCTGGCAGCGCCGTGTTTGACGCCATGTTTAACGGGGGGATGGCTACTACCTCTGCCGAAATCGAGCTGCCTGACGTGGAGCCAGCTGCCTTCCTGGCTTTGCTCAG GTTTCTTTATTCAGATGAAGTTCATATAGGTCCGGAGACAGTCATGACCACTCTCTATACTGCTAAAAAATACGCAGTCCCAGCATTGGAAACGCACTGTGTAGAGTTTCTTACCAAGCACCTCCGAGCTGACAATGCTTTTATGCTCCTTACACAG GCTAGGTTGTTTGATGAACCTCTGCTTGCCAGCCTTTGCTTAGATACAATAGATAAAAGCACCGCAGATGCAATAAGTGCTGAAGGCTTCACGGACATTGATCTAG ATACACTCTGCGCTGTGCTGGAGAGAGACACTTTGGGAATTCGAGAGAGCCGGCTTTTTGCCGCTGTAGTTCGCTGGGCTGAAGCCGAATGTTATCGGCAACAGCTCCCACTTacttcagaaaacaaacaaaaagtactGGGAAAAGCTCTGTCACTAATCCGTTTTCCATTGATGACAGTGGAAGAGTTTGCTGCAG TAAACCCCAAACCCCGGGTTGACTACATCGACAGGCCAAGATGTTGTCTCAGGGGAAAGGAATGCAGCATTAATAGATTCCAGCAGGTAGAGAGTCGCTGGGGATATAGTGGAACCAGTGACAGAATAAG GTTCAGTGTTAGTAGAAGAATATCTATAGTGGGTTTTGGGCTTTATGGATCTATACATGGACCAACAGACTATCAGGTCAACATTCAG ATTATTGAAAGTGACAAAAGCCAAACACTTGGACAAAATGATACAGGATTTAGTTGTGATGGAACTGCTAACACGTTTAGGGTCATGTTTAAGGAACCTATAGAAATCATCCCAAATGTGAGTTATACTGCTTGCGCAACTTTAAAG GGTCCAGATTCACACTATGGCACAAAAGGATTAAAGAAGATTGTCCATGAATCAGCCACAGGGACCAAAACAAGTTTTTTCTTCTTAAGTTCACCTGGGAATAACAATGGCACTTCAGTGGAAGATGGCCAGATACCGGAGATCATTTTTTATACTTAA